The genomic DNA ATTGGTCTGGTGCATTTAATATTTGCATACGCTGTAATAATTTAATTTTAGATTGCACCATTTTAGCTTTCGTAGGTTTATAACGAAAACGTTCAATCAAGCGTGTAATCCTTTTAATTTCTATCTGTTGCAAGTCGTAATCTTTTTGCTGTTTGATATGATTTTCTCGTTTTTGCTCCTCAAAGGCTGAATAATTACCTTTATAACATTTGGTCTCTCCCCATTCGATTTCATAAACCTTATCCACAATTCGATTAAGAAACATTCTATCATGGGAAATAATAACCAATGTAGATTTATAACTTCTCAAATAACTCTCCAACCATTGTATTGTTTCTATATCAAGGTGGTTAGTAGGTTCATCAAGTAATAGAATGTCTGGCTTTGTTAAAAGTATTTTTATAAAAGCTATCTTAGTTCGCTGACCACCTGAAAATTCAGAAATGGGTTTTTTATCATCTGCTTCAGTAAAACCCATACTACGAATCATCGTTTCATATTCTTTTTGGTAGGTTAGACCTCCAAGAGCCATATACCTTTCACTGATATCAGAGTATTCATTGATGATTTTATCATCATATTGATTCTCCATTTTATCTATCAGCTGTTTCATCTTGTTTTCCATATCAATAAGCGTCTTAAATACCTTACGGACTTCATCCACCATTGATATACTTTCATCTTCAAAAGGCATCTGTCTTAAATAGCTAATATAAGGGTTACCGGTCTTTATTACTTGAAACTCACTTTCACCAGTTCCTTCTTCTAATTCAATTTCGCCTATAATAGCTTTTAGCAAGGTTGTTTTTCCACATCCATTTCTACCAACAATAGCAATCTTTTCATTATCATTGATTTCAATACCGATGTTTTCCAACACCATATTACCATCATAGTAAACGGCACCATTAATTATTTTGTATTGCATTTTCATATCCTCCTTTGCGTTAGTACTAGCAATTGCAAAGGTGGCTTTGGACAATAATTATTCTACTCCATGTAAAGCTTGTCACAGCCACCTATACATGGAGTTCTTTAAATGTTACTATAGTTGTAGATTTCATTTGCTTCTACCTCCTATCGATTATTAATATAATTCAATTGCCACCTTATTGTACCAAGTCGCTAGCGCAATGGCTAGCCTAAGTTTTAGCTTACACCCTTTCTGGTAAAAGTAAAGTAACTGATCTGTTATCTCATCTGGCACCAGATTCCCGATAAACCCTGCTGTTCCCGTCAACAGAAACCGCAGCCACACTGGAAAAAGATACAAAAGGATTGCCGCAATTGATTCTTTGCATTAGCCATCAGCTTTACAAATCACTCTTTCTATATTCAAAAGGCGTTTTTCCTGTTTCTTTTTTAAACACGGATGTGAAGTAACTTTGTGAGTTAAATATAAGATATTCACTAATTTCTGATATTGACTGATTCGTATATACCAATAGAAATTTGGCATATCTGGGTGAGAAACGATCACCAATGTTTTCATTGTTTCATCCTTAACATACTCAACTTTCGCACCAATAAAACAGTGTACGAAAGTTGAGTTACTTAAAAGTATTCTATTCTAAGAAATTCAAATTTGCGTGATTCCTAAGCTATTTATTTACAGCTTAAACTATAGAAGATGAACTAAACAATAACTAATCTTTACATAACTAAGTTATTACCCACGCTTTTTTAAACCTAATCCAGCTATTAAGGCAATGAGTATTGCCCCTGTAGCTGCAAGGAACGCATCTGAGTAGGACATAGCGTCCAATATATATAATGGATTTATCGGCTCAGTAGCATCACGTCGAGCGGATAATAATGCTCCAATCATACCTGCTCCAGTTCCTGCTCCAAGGTACAAAGCACCTTGGAAAATCCCCATTCCGACACCAACCTTGTCTGCATCGAGTGCACTTACTGCGGCGTTATTTGCGGGAGAATTCGTGAATGCAAAAGCAATCCCTACTCCGAGGACCCCCACGGAAACTAACAGAGGTGAAGCACCAGATGCATAGGTGGACAAGAATAAGGTAGACAGCCCCATCAGAGTCATCCCAGTAATTATCAGACGTTTATCCCCAAATCGATCAGAAAGACGGCCAACGAAGGGAGATAAGATTGCAACAGCCACACCACCTGGCAACAATATCATTCCAGCCTGTCCAGAAGAGAGTCCATTCACCTCAATGACTAGTAATGGGACGAACACAAGAACAGCGAAATAAGCAAACATCGAAAAAAATGCAATTATGACCGTATTGACATAATCCTTGTTATTGAACAGGACAGGTGGTACAAATGGATTTTCTGCGGTAACAATTCTCCAAATAAATCCCACCAAAGCTACAACAGAACCAATTAGGCTAGTTAACGATGAGAACGAAGAAAAACCAGAAGTTTCTCCTTGAGTGATGCCAAAAAGGAGTAATCCTACTGTGAGGCCGAGGAATAAACCACCAATGAAATCAAAGTTCTTATTGCTTCCTACGGATTCTGCCGGTTTAATTGTCGGTAACGCGTAGTAGGCACCAATAACAATCATAATGGCTAACAAAAATGTGAACCAAAACAAGGCATTCCACCCTAAATATTGACCAACTACTCCACCAAATATTGGACCAGCAGCAGTTCCAACACCAATACTTCCTGCGATAATTCCCAAAGCTCCCCCACGTTTTCCTTGTGGGAAAACCTTCGAAATTGCAATGACTGATAGAACTGGAATTGCGGACATCCCAGCACCCTGAACCATTCTTCCCAAAACCAACAATGGGAGGTTCGGGGCAATTGCACATAAAAGACTACCACTTGCCAGAATCATAATGGCAAAGATATATAGCTTTCGTAACTCAAAAAAGTCTGAGATTCGACCATAAATCGGAACTCCAATCGCAAGAACAAGTGCAATACCACTAACTATCCAACTCACTTGAGATTTCGAAGCTTCTAAAGCTTTGCTTATTAGTGGAAGTACGGGATTGACTGAATCAGCCGTAATTGAACCTACAAGTACAGATAGGGAGAGTACCATCATTAAAAGCCTAGTAGAACCCCTTTTTTCAGATTGAATCATTTCTTTAGATTTACTATCCTTTTTCATTTTATTTCCTCCTAAAATATATTGTGATTTTAGGAGGCTAAATCCACTGCTTTCGCCATAAACCTCACCTCATATCTATTTATATTGTAAAACCAAATCAACGAACTCACCATATTTCTACAGCATGATTAAAGATTCGGTTCTCCAAACTAACTGAACTGATCAAACAAAAAAAAGGCACCAGTTTAACAACCGGTGCCTAATCATTCGTATGCATTTTTACAAATGCAATAGATTCATAAATTTTTGCCCATTATATAAAAGGAGGCAAAAAGTTTTCCGGTAGTGTTTCCATTTTTTGTTTTTGTGAAAAAGGACATACTGATCCCGTTGTACCTAAATCCCCTGAAACTTTTACATGCTTTCTAAACTCGACATTAATGAAATCAATTCCCATTACTTTTTGCCTCCTTTCTCATATTGTGATAATAACACAATAATGGCTCTTTGTCAAGAAATCTTATATGATCGTGGCATTAACGTTTCTCATACGACGATTTATCGTTGGGTGCAAGAATATGGCAAACGACTCTATCAAATTTGGAAAAAGAAAAATAAAAAATCCTTTTATTCATGGAAAATGGATGAAACGTACATCAAAATTAAAGGAAAATGGCATTATTTGTATCGAGCCATCGATGCAGATGGTTTAACCTTGGATATTTGGTTACGTAAAAAACGGGACACACAAGCAGCCTATGCTTTTCTTAAGCGGTTAGTGAAGCAGTTTGATGAACCGAAGGTTGTAGTCACAGATAAAGCCCCCTCTATTACAAGTGCCTTTAAGAAACTAAAAGAATACGGCTTTTATCAAGGGACAGAACATCGTACCATTAAATACCTGAATAATTTGATTGAACAAGACCATCGTCCAGTAAAGAGACGCAATAAATTCTATCGAAGTTTACGCACTGCCTCACCCACGATTAAAGGTATGGAAGCCATCCGAGGATTATATAAGAAAACCCGAAAAGAAGGCACTCTCTTTGGGTTTTCGGTCTGTACTGAAATCAAGGTATTATTGGGAATCCCAGCTTAAATCATAGATACCGTAAGGGATTTTATTCTTTATTTAAAACTTTGCAACAGAACCTGACTTTTGCAAGCTGTTAAGCTAACTTGTGGAACATATGCCGAACCTTATCTATACGGCTATTCGGGCGGCGGGGTTGGCAAATAAATTTACCAATAGCTGGCTGGTATCCTTTTAACTCTGTCAAGCAGACTCCCTGCCCATTTGTGAAATAAGTTAAATCGTTCCTGTATTCTTGAATACATCTAGCAGGGATTTCTCCTTTCAGAATGACCTCGTCATTCTTTATCTGAGTACTTACAATATCTGCACAATACCTTGGAGCATCATGATACGCCCGTGAGAGATATTCCTGCGGTGCATAAATTTCAAAGTGGAGATATGGCTCTAATAGTTCTGTCCCTGCTTTTTTTAAAGCCTGCTCCAATACGATAGGGGAAAGCAGCCGAAAGTCTACGGGGGTACTTACAGGACTATAATACAATCCATATTCAAAACAGATTTTACAGTCTGTCACTTTCCATCCATACAGCCCCTGCTCGCAGCCATAAAGAACCCCCTCCATAACCGCATTTTGGAACGATTGATTTAAATATCCAAGTGAAACTCTGCTTTCATACTGCACTCCGCTTCCAATAGGGAGCGGCTCTATGGACAACCCGACAGAAGCCCAGAAAGGATTTGGCGGGACTTCTATGTGGATGGTATATTCTGCTTTTCTAAGCGGTCTTTCCATATATATAACAGTAGGCTCTTTTATTTCTGCCTCCACATGATATTTTTCCTCAAGGATGGCACAAATGACTTCCATCTGCAAATTCCCCAAAAAAGAAAGTATAATCTCATGCGTTGTAGTATCCACATAATATTTTAAAAGAGGGTCGCAATCTGAAATTTCTGTAAGTGCCCCAAGCAATATTTCCCGCTGTTCAGATTTCTTTACTGCAATCGTTGTTTGGAGCATAGGGAGAGGATTTTCAATAAATTTTCTCTGCGGCAACAGTATTTCGTTCCCCAAAATACTGTTTAGCTGCAAAACATCATTTGGTAAAATTACAATATCACCAGAGCAGGCTGTATCGGATGAATATAATTCACCGTTTGTCGGAACATACATCTCTGTGATTTTTATTTTCTCTTTTTCAGATATTCTAATAACATCCCTCAAATGCAATGTTCCGCTATATATACGCACATAAACAAAACGCCGCCTTTTCTCTGAATATTCAATCTTAAAAACCTGCCCGCATAGTTCAGATTGACCTTCAGGCGTTGATGAATAAAATTTACTGGCAATTACTTCTATAAGCTGCCGAATCCCCAGATTGTTTTTAGCGCTTCCGTGATAAACGGGAAATAACGTTCCGTTTTGGAATCTCCTGTTTTCTTCCTGTTCCAGTTCTGACATTTTAAACGGTTTCCCTGACATATATTTCTCTAATAGTTCAGCGTTTCCCATAATTACCGTATCCCACTGTTCCATATCGTCATTGTCTGTTACATTTATATGGGGATGCTGCCCAACCTTTTGCTTCACTATAATTTCCGAAGAAAGCTTTGCTTTCATTTCTCGATATACCATTGGCAAATCAATCCCCTCTTGGTCAATTTTATTGATGAAAAAAATTGTCGGAATCTTCATTGTCTGTAGTGCATGAAACAGTATACGGGTCTGTGCCTGTATGCCATCCTTTGCAGAAACTAATAATACTGCTCCGTCTAATACGGATAAAGAACGGTATACTTCCGCCAAAAAATCCATATGGCCTGGCGTATCTATAATGTTGACTTTTACATCCTCCCACTGAAAAGATGTCACTGCTGTCTGGATAGTGATTCCCCTTTGACGCTCCAAATTCATTGTATCTGTCCTTGTTGTGCCTTTATCTACGCTCCCTGGTTCTGCAATTGCACCACTGGTATACAATAAACTCTCCGTTAATGTTGTCTTTCCTGCGTCAACGTGAGCCAGAATGCCTAAGTTAATTATTTTCATGTGATTTTCCTCCTATCAACACCCAAAAAAGGGCATAAAAATACCCAGTGATAAATACTCCTATCACTGGGTAAATAACTCCAATAGCCCCAAAACACTTATATGTTTTCGGGCATATAAAATTACATGATAAAAGCATTCTTAAACTGGGTACAAAAAACCAAGCCCCATATTAAAAGTGAAACGGGACTGCTACTTTTTGTTCCCACTATCAAATTGACAGTTTATTTAAGAATACCTTTCCGCATATTTATTAACTCCTTTATTTATTAACTCCTTGTATAATACTGAATCTAATTATATTCCTTAACCCTTTATTTGTCAAGCAAAAAAATGTTGATAATTAAATTGAGTACTTGACAGGGTACAGATCAATATCATTGTTATAAAATATTGATACAAAATAATAAATTATATTTTTATTTTATTATTTAAGTTGTAATATTTTGAAAAATCGGCCACTTAAATCCTAATTTTTATGTATATAAAGTATTAAAAACACTCATTTTAACGGAAATTAATCATTTTTTTCGAAAAAAATAGTGGACATTTGTAAAAAGTAGTTGTATAATGGTGTCAAGAAATTGGTAGTACCACATTAGACTGTTTTATAGAGAGAAAATTAGAGTAGTAGGTAACTGTAATTTTTATAAGGGGTGACAGCAATGGTTACATTTTTATTGGCTATTTTACCTATCATATTTTTAGTAGTCGCACTTAGTGGACTTAAAATGACAGGTTATAAAGCTTGTGTAATAGCTATGGTAATAACTATAGTGGAGGCATTATTTATTTGGAAGCAAGGTCTTATTGATGTGGCAACAGGGGCATTAGAAGGATTTGTAATGGCTATATGGCCTATTTGTTTGGTTATTATAGCAGCCGTATTTACGTATAATTTAGTCGTGCATACCAAAAATATGGAAGTAATAAAAAAGATGTTAGCGTCAGTGTCTACAGATAAGAGAATTTTAGTTTTGATAATTGCTTGGGGATTTGGTGGCTTTATGGAAGCAATGGCAGGGTTTGGAACTGCAGTTGCTATACCAGCTGGTATTCTTGTAGGACTTGGATTTGAGCCAATATTTGCTGCAATGGTATGTTTGGTTGCAAATACAACTCCTGTTGCATTTGGTTCTATAGGTATTCCTACAGTAACAGCTGCAAAAGTAGCAGGGATAGCAAATGCTCAACAATTAGCATCTGACATAGTAGCACAACAAGCTATAATGATTATATTAGTACCGTTTCTTATAGTTTATATGGTTGGAAAACATGAGGGATATAAAGGGCTTAAAATGTTTAACGGTGTATGGCTCATAACTCTTATTGCTGGT from Fusobacterium hominis includes the following:
- a CDS encoding helix-turn-helix domain-containing protein, whose product is MGDRFSPRYAKFLLVYTNQSISEISEYLIFNSQSYFTSVFKKETGKTPFEYRKSDL
- the fexA gene encoding chloramphenicol/florfenicol efflux MFS transporter FexA; its protein translation is MKKDSKSKEMIQSEKRGSTRLLMMVLSLSVLVGSITADSVNPVLPLISKALEASKSQVSWIVSGIALVLAIGVPIYGRISDFFELRKLYIFAIMILASGSLLCAIAPNLPLLVLGRMVQGAGMSAIPVLSVIAISKVFPQGKRGGALGIIAGSIGVGTAAGPIFGGVVGQYLGWNALFWFTFLLAIMIVIGAYYALPTIKPAESVGSNKNFDFIGGLFLGLTVGLLLFGITQGETSGFSSFSSLTSLIGSVVALVGFIWRIVTAENPFVPPVLFNNKDYVNTVIIAFFSMFAYFAVLVFVPLLVIEVNGLSSGQAGMILLPGGVAVAILSPFVGRLSDRFGDKRLIITGMTLMGLSTLFLSTYASGASPLLVSVGVLGVGIAFAFTNSPANNAAVSALDADKVGVGMGIFQGALYLGAGTGAGMIGALLSARRDATEPINPLYILDAMSYSDAFLAATGAILIALIAGLGLKKRG
- a CDS encoding IS6 family transposase, whose product is MLSKLDINEINSHYFLPPFSYCDNNTIMALCQEILYDRGINVSHTTIYRWVQEYGKRLYQIWKKKNKKSFYSWKMDETYIKIKGKWHYLYRAIDADGLTLDIWLRKKRDTQAAYAFLKRLVKQFDEPKVVVTDKAPSITSAFKKLKEYGFYQGTEHRTIKYLNNLIEQDHRPVKRRNKFYRSLRTASPTIKGMEAIRGLYKKTRKEGTLFGFSVCTEIKVLLGIPA
- the tet(O) gene encoding tetracycline resistance ribosomal protection protein Tet(O), coding for MKIINLGILAHVDAGKTTLTESLLYTSGAIAEPGSVDKGTTRTDTMNLERQRGITIQTAVTSFQWEDVKVNIIDTPGHMDFLAEVYRSLSVLDGAVLLVSAKDGIQAQTRILFHALQTMKIPTIFFINKIDQEGIDLPMVYREMKAKLSSEIIVKQKVGQHPHINVTDNDDMEQWDTVIMGNAELLEKYMSGKPFKMSELEQEENRRFQNGTLFPVYHGSAKNNLGIRQLIEVIASKFYSSTPEGQSELCGQVFKIEYSEKRRRFVYVRIYSGTLHLRDVIRISEKEKIKITEMYVPTNGELYSSDTACSGDIVILPNDVLQLNSILGNEILLPQRKFIENPLPMLQTTIAVKKSEQREILLGALTEISDCDPLLKYYVDTTTHEIILSFLGNLQMEVICAILEEKYHVEAEIKEPTVIYMERPLRKAEYTIHIEVPPNPFWASVGLSIEPLPIGSGVQYESRVSLGYLNQSFQNAVMEGVLYGCEQGLYGWKVTDCKICFEYGLYYSPVSTPVDFRLLSPIVLEQALKKAGTELLEPYLHFEIYAPQEYLSRAYHDAPRYCADIVSTQIKNDEVILKGEIPARCIQEYRNDLTYFTNGQGVCLTELKGYQPAIGKFICQPRRPNSRIDKVRHMFHKLA